In Arachis hypogaea cultivar Tifrunner chromosome 17, arahy.Tifrunner.gnm2.J5K5, whole genome shotgun sequence, a single window of DNA contains:
- the LOC112765783 gene encoding probable protein phosphatase 2C 12, which translates to MSGHGEHHSVPLSVLLKRELVNEKIEKPEIVYGQASQSKKGEDFILLKNECQRVMGDGVSTFSVFGLFDGHNGTAAAIYAKENLLNNILSAIPSDLNRDEWIAALPRALVAGFVKTDKDFQQKAKTSGTTVTFVILEGWVVTVASVGDSRCVLEPAEGGIHYLSADHRLETNAEERVRITCSGGEVGRLNTGGGAEVGPLRCWPGGLCLSRSIGDADVGEFIVPVPYVKQVKLSSAGGRLVISSDGVWDSLTPEVALDCCRGMSAEAAAPQIVNEALQAKGLRDDTTCIVVDILPQEQPHTSVRTQKKPMKGIMKIFRKKGSESSSHTNKEYVEPDIVRELYEEGSAMLSERLETKYPLCNMFKLFICAVCQVEIKPGEGISIHAGKTNPGKLRPWDGPFLCSSCQEKKEAMEGLRKSGRHRGSDSDD; encoded by the exons ATGTCTGGTCATGGTGAACACCATAGCGTTCCCCTTTCGGTGCTGCTGAAGCGCGAATTGGTGAACGAGAAAATCGAGAAGCCGGAGATTGTGTACGGCCAAGCCAGCCAGAGCAAGAAAGGAGAGGATTTTATTCTGCTTAAGAACGAATGCCAGAGGGTCATGGGAGATGGCGTCTCCACATTTTCTGTTTTCGGg ctatttGATGGTCACAATGGAACTGCTGCTGCTATTTATGCCAAGGAGAATCTTCTAAACAACATTTTAAGTGCAATTCCTTCAGATCTTAACAGAGATGAGTGGATAGCAGCATTGCCCAGGGCTTTGGTTGCAGGATTTGTGAAAACTGACAAAGATTTTCAACAGAAAG CAAAAACATCGGGAACAACTGTAACCTTTGTGATTCTTGAAGGATGGGTGGTAACAGTTGCATCAGTTGGTGATTCGCGTTGCGTACTTGAACCTGCTGAAGGTGGTATTCATTACTTGTCAGCGGATCATAGACTTGAAACCAATGCAGAAGA GAGGGTCCGCATAACCTGTAGCGGGGGTGAGGTTGGCCGGCTAAATACAGGTGGAGGAGCAGAG GTTGGCCCTTTGAGATGTTGGCCTGGTGGCTTGTGTCTTTCGAGATCCATTGGTGATGCGGATGTTGGTGAATTTATTGTTCCTGTACCATATGTAAAGCAAGTGAAG CTTTCTAGTGCCGGAGGAAGGCTTGTTATCAGCAGTGATGGTGTCTGGGACTCTCTAACTCCAGAAGTGGCCTTGGATTGTTGTCGTGGCATGTCAGCAGAGGCTGCAGCACCACAAATTGTGAAT GAAGCTTTACAAGCAAAGGGTCTTAGAGATGACACAACTTGCATTGTTGTTGATATATTACCCCAAGAGCAGCCGCATACTTCTGTACGAACTCAAAAGAAACCGATGAAAGGAATTATGAAGATCTTCCGCAAAAAGGGCTCTGAATCATCATCTCATACCAACAAAGAATATGTAGAGCCAGATATTGTACGGGAGCTCTATGAGGAAGGTTCTGCTATGCTTTCAGAGAG GTTAGAGACAAAATATCCACTCTGCAACATGTTCAAGTTGTTTATCTGTGCTGTGTGTCAAGTAGAAATCAAACCAGGGGAGGGTATCTCAATACATGCGGGGAAGACCAACCCCGGAAAATTGCGTCCGTGGGATGGACCTTTTCTTTGCTCAAGTTGCCAAGAGAAGAAGGAAGCCATGGAAGGGTTACGGAAATCAG gAAGACATCGTGGCAGTGACAGTGACGACTAA
- the LOC112766743 gene encoding BRI1 kinase inhibitor 1 encodes METHHHQQHQKQIEARQEDKEAKQILLPKPSSPPPSQSSSPSHEFSFTISLHSSSTNKVPPPSLAIDLSPADEIFFHGHLLPLHLLSHLPSSPRFSTTSMESLTVPVPIRDFLLEDNENTNNKEISRSSCGHSNRSNITLDERIGNNFIEEDNNLIKRGTMEEESKSNNNNNNKHSSFSLFGLSKGRKVCQVSNKEELDKEKQQKRKLGFDVIHALKRLFRGRREREKVGLHESAYSSHSGNLMRKKKPELRGIRRGECSSAPASMRASPTNSGLLLATATTLPTSAANDSTMEELQAAIQAAIAHCKNSIAKEDNNLIKCTS; translated from the coding sequence ATGGAAACACACCATCATCAGCAGCACCAAAAACAAATTGAAGCAAGGCAAGAAGATAAAGAAGCAAAGCAAATACTGTTACCAAAACCTTCTTCACCACCACCTTCACAATCTTCCTCCCCTTCTCATGAATTCTCCTTCACAATCTCTCTCCATTCTTCTTCCACCAACAAAGTTCCACCACCTTCCCTTGCAATAGATTTATCTCCTGCTGACGAAATTTTCTTCCATGGCCACTTGCTTCCCCTCCACCTCCTATCTCACCTCCCTTCATCACCTCGATTCTCCACCACTTCCATGGAAAGCCTCACTGTCCCCGTCCCCATCCGCGACTTCTTATTGGAAGATAATGAAAATACCAATAATAAAGAAATTAGTAGAAGCAGCTGCGGACACAGCAATAGGAGCAACATAACCCTGGATGAAAGAATTGGCAACAACTTCATAGAAGAAGACAATAATCTTATTAAGAGAGGGACAATGGAAGAAGAAAGTaagtccaataataataataataataaacatagtAGTTTCTCATTGTTTGGATTATCAAAAGGGCGCAAAGTGTGTCAAGTTAGCAACAAGGAAGAATTAGATAAAGAGAAGCAACAGAAGAGGAAGCTTGGTTTTGACGTGATCCATGCACTCAAGAGGCTTTTCAGggggagaagagaaagagagaaagttgGTTTGCATGAGAGTGCTTATTCTTCTCACTCAGGGAACTTGATGAGGAAGAAAAAACCAGAATTGAGAGGAATTAGAAGAGGTGAATGTTCATCAGCACCAGCTTCCATGAGGGCTTCTCCAACAAACAGTGGCCTCTTGCTTGCAACTGCAACAACTCTTCCTACTTCAGCCGCCAATGACAGCACCATGGAAGAGTTGCAAGCAGCCATTCAAGCTGCCATTGCTCACTGCAAAAATTCTATTGCCAAAGAAGACAACAACCTCATCAAATGCACCTCATAG